The sequence atcctggatGGAAACCGCCccgacccaggggtaggaccttgcccgTGGCCTCGgggaacctcctgaggttctccagccccacttctccatcgtgtccaggtccctctgggtgacatcccgtccttctggtgtggaaCTGCCCCCCTGGGCTTGGGGTCACCTCCAAACGGGCTGAGGACGCCCTCGATCTCGCTGTCGAGATCACTGATGGAGATATTAAGGATGATTTTGAGGGATATCGTGTCTTAAACCGCAACGTGGAACACCAGGACAGGATCTTCTGCTTTACGGTGGGAAATGATCCCAAAGGCATCACGATTCCCACCGGACAAAGGGGTGGGATGGGCTCCTGAGGCAACACTGGAAACGAGGATGAAGAACTAACGAGCACCAAAGCACTTTGAGCCGTCAAGGACGACATTCCCGGCAGGATTCGGTGCTCGGGGCGAAGGCGGCAGGAATTGGCTGCTGCCTGGAAAAGCACTTTGGTGTCAAGAGATCGGATCAACGGAGATGATGGAACTCCGAACTCCGAGATGGAGTTTGGAGATGAAGAAGGACACACCTTTTGTGGTCCCAAAAGCTGCGCCAGCGCATCCGGCACAGAGAACGTGGGCCAAATCCATCCCGTTTGGAGAAGGGAGTCGGATTGAGCCGCGGTGCAGGAATGTGCTCCACAGCAGCCCAACCACAACCAGAAGAGCCGAGAGAGGTGAGGAAGAGGCACACAAAGAGCTCAGAGGAGGCTGAAATCCCGATGGAAACACCCGTTTTCCCCTTGAGGGAACACCGTTCCCTAGTGGCGACGGATCTTCCCACCTCCGCCCATCTCCACACCCTCCCAGCACCGAGGGACACCCGGTGtggtgggagaagaagggagaagttgggatttccctctccctcagcCAACTGGAAACCACcggccaaaaaaaaccccccatGGACTCACTTAAATTGAGGGGTCCTTCGTCATCCACCGGCGGCCACGGGGCCTTCGGCGAGCTCGGCAGCGGGCTCAGCGACAGCTTGGAGCTCTTCTCCTCCGGGTTTTTCGGAGACGGAGAACCTGAAAGGGTGGGCGGCACCTTCTTAAGGATGGGGGATCCCGGTTGGGAGAGGCTCTTGGAGAAGCCGGGAGGGGATTTGATGGCTTTGTTAATTGGCCCATCGGAAAGGCGGTCGGCGGCTTTGCCGAGAGCCAAGAGCGTGGGCCGAGGGGAAGCGGTGGCGTCTTTGGGAGAACCGGATTTCTTCCCGAGGACAGGAGTTAAGGAGCTCCCGTCAGGTTTGACTTTCTGTTTCATCAGTTCGTAAAGCAAATCGATGGGAGCGCCGCTGCTCTCCGATTCGGCCACTCCGAGTTGCCGGAGGTGGGAACGCGCGTGGCTGGAAAGGCCTTTGCGGGTCTCGAAGCAGGCGCCGCACACCTCGCACGTCGTCAGGTTCTgggctgaaagagaggaggaaaaaaaaagagaggaaaaatgaaaagcaggacTTGGTCCCACCTGGAGGAACACTGAGCAGCCTCCGGCCTCGCCGCTTCTCCATCCCAAAGGATCTTTCCCACCCCAAAGCCTCATTTTGAGCACCGAGACGCATCGTGCGGGCAGGGAATAaagcagggaagaggcagaCGGGCTGTGGGGACAACGGGATCACCGCTCCGGATGGATTTTCTGCTCCAGGTGGTTCCAGAGTGGTTCTAAGGTGGTTCCAGAGCTGCAGGCAAGCTCCAAAGCGGGAGAGAGAGGGATCCCAAAGACATCGTTTGAGAGGAACGATGTTCATTAGGAGAGGAAGGACGGATTGAGGTGGTTTAAGGAAGGCAAGGAACATGGATGAGGTCTGGGAGCTTTGGAAAACCGCTGGCACCGCggaaagaaaagggacagaACGCAGCGAGACTGAAACAGAAGGGATATAAAGCAGTGAGACTGAAAAAGAAGGGATATAAAGCAGTGAGACCGGAAAAGAAGGGATATAAAGCAGTGAGACTGGAAAAGAAGGGATATAAAGCattaagactgaaaaagaaggGATATAAAGCAGTGAGACTGGAAAAGAAGGGATATAAAGCAGTGAGACCGAAAAAGAAGGGACATAAAGCAGTGAGACTGGAAAAGAAGGGATATAAAGCAGTGAGACCCAAAAAGAAAGGATATAAAGCAGTGAGACCCAAAAAGAAGGGATATAAAGCactgagactgaaaaagaagGGATATAAAGCAGTGAGACTGGAAAAGAAGGGATATAAAGCAGTGAGACTGGAAAAGAAGGGATATAAAGCAGTGAGACCCAAAAAGAAGGGATATAAAGCactgagactgaaaaagaagGGATATAAAGCAGTGAGACTGGAAAAGAAGGGATATAAAGCAGTGAGACCGGAAAAGAAGGGATATAAAGCATTGAGACCGGAAAAGAAGGGATATAAAGCATTGAGACCCAAAAAGAAAGGATATAAAGCAGTGAGACCCAAAAAGAAGGGATATAAAGCAGTGAGACCCAAAAAGAAAGGATATAAAGCAGTGAGACTGAAAAAGAATGGATATAAAGCATtgagactgaaagaaaagggacaTAAAGCAGTGAGAGCGGAGTACAACACAGCACAGCGTCTTAATTAGAGGATTAATTAAGTAAAAGAACGTGCAGATTGTCTTGGAGCGGTTAAAGCAACGCACGGTCCCTCTTGGCCCAAAATCCCGGGGCTGGATGCTCGGAGAGGAtggaaaggcagggaaaaggcTCACCTTTGGCGTCCTGCGGCTCCGGTTTGCTCCCCGGCGGCTCCGGCGACAGTTTGGTCCCCatgcgggcgggcggcggctcCAGCTGCGCCGGAGGAGGAGCGCTTTTCTTTGGGAGAGGGGGTGATCCCACTTCCATGGCCACCAGGTCGTCCTCTTCCGGAGCCAGAACTGCCGAGAGAAGGACGGGTTTGGTTCCTGGGGTGGAGAAGGGCTCCGACGGGCTCCAAACGGGACCATCCGGACACGGGATTCGGGGCAGAAGGCTCCAAACGGGATCATCCGGACATGGGATTCGGGGCAGAAGAAATCGGGAGCGTGTGGggacaggaaagagaagggcGGCGTTTCTCTGCCGGAGAAGGGAATGGTGGTGGATCCTTGAGGAAAAGGACAGGGATGGTGGTGGATCCTTGAGGGAAAGGACAGGGATGGTGGTGGATCCTTGAGGAAAAGGACAGGGATGGTGGTGGATCCTTGAGGGAAGGGACAGGGATGGTGGTGGATCCTTGAGGGAAAGGACAGGGATGGTGGTGGATCCTTGAGGGAAAGGACAGGGATGGTGGTGGATCCTTGAGGGAAAGGACAGGGATGGTGGTGGATCCTtgagggaaggggacagggatggtggTGGATCCTTGAGGAAAGGGGATAGGGATGGTGGTGGATCCTTGAGGAAAAGGACAGGGATGGTGGTGGATCCTTGAGgaaaggggacagggatggtggTGGATCCTTGAGGGAAAGGACAGGGATGGTGGTGGATTCTTGAGGGAAAGGACAGGGATGGTGGTGGATTCTtgagggaaggggacagggatggtggTGGATCCCTGAGgaaaggggacagggatggtggTGGATCCTTGAGGGAAAGGGACAGGGATGGTGGTGGATCCCTAAGGAAAGGGACAGGGATGGTGGTGGATCCTTGaggaaggggacagggatggtggTGGATCCTTGAGGAAAAGGACAGGGATGGTGGTGGATTCTTGAGGAAAGGGACAGGGATGGTGGTGGATCCTTGAGGGAAAGGACAGGGATGGTGGTGGATCCTTGAGGAAAGGGACAGGGATGGTGGTGGATCCTTGAGGAAAAGGACAGGGATGGTGGTGGATTCTTGTaggaaggggacagggatggtggTGGATCCTTGAGgaaaggggacagggatggtggTGGATCCTTGAGGAAAGGGACAGGGATGGTGGTGGATCCTTGAGGAAGGGGATAGGGATGGTGGTGGATCCTTGAGGAAAAGGACAGGGATGGTGGTGGATTCTTGAGGGAAAGGGACAGGGATGGTGGTGGATTCTTGTaggaaggggacagggatggtggTGGATCCTTGAGGaaaaggacagggatggggacactgtggggacactgtgggaaggggacagggatgggacactgtgggacagggacagggatggggacactgtgggatggggacagggatggggacactgtggggctccctgtgggatggggacagggatgggacgctttggggtccctgtgggatggggacagggatgggacgctttggggtccctgtgggaaggggacagggatggggacactgtggGGCTCCCTgtgggatggagacagggatggagacagggatgggacactgtcggatggggacagggatggggacactgtggggtccctgtgggatggggacagggatgggacactttggggtccctgtgggaaggggacagggatggggacactgtggGGCTCCCTgtgggatggagacagggatggagacagggatgggacactgtcggatggggacagggatggggacactgtggggtccctgtgggaaggggacagggatgggacactGTGGGGCTCCCTCTGAGATggggaccgggatggggacactgtggGGCTCCCTCTGGGATggggaccgggatggggacactgtggGAAGGGGACACTGTGGGATGGGACACTGTGGGGCTCcctgtgggatggggacactgtgggatggggacagggatggggaccgggatggggacGGTTCGGGTCTCCCCGTGGGACGGGGACAGCGGGGTCTCCTCGGAGAAAGGAGCGATCCCGGCTCTTCCCCGCGGGCCGTTGGCAGCCCGGGGCGGTGCCCGGGGCCGGACGggttttcccccccctcctcttcccctcctcgCCGCCCCCCGGGGCTTTCGGGGGTGTCGGGActcgcccccccctccccgctcccctgAGGAACCGGCGCGGCAGCACCGGGACCCTCCGCGAGGGACAAAGCCGGGACAAAGCCGGGCCGCGAGCGGACAAAGGAGGGCGGTGGCTCGGCCGCACCGGCCCCGCCGGGGCCTCCCCCGCTCGCTTTACCGCGGGGCTCGGCCGGGCCCGGCGGAGGCCGCGATTCGGGcccggggggggcggcggcggcggcgctggatggggggggtgggggggggggcgcggggggaggGGTTGGGCGGTCCCCGGGGCTCCGGGGCGGGGTCGGCGGAGGAGAGGAGGGGCCTCACCGGGCTCGGGGGCCGCCTCGGGCTCGGGGTCGCCGTCCCCGCCCCGATCCCGGTCTCGGGGtcgcggcgccgccgccgccgctttTGTCACTTTGGGCTGCGAGGAGGTGGAGGCCGCCATCTTGGCTCCGGCGCACGCGGAGCGGCCGCCAGGGCGGCGCGTCGAGCGCCGAGACCCGCGCGCCCCCGAACGCACACGAGGCCGCGCGGTCGAGCGCCGAGTGGAGGGATCGCCAGGAGGAAACGCATTGAGGGGAAAagtggaggggggggggacggACGGACACCAGAGCGTCGAGCGCCGAACCGCCAGGCCACGCGGTCGAGCGCCGAGTGCGGGATCGCAACGGAAACgcattggggggggggggggggggggatggaggggggagAAACACACCAGGGCGAGCGCCGCGCAATCGAACGCCGAATCATCGAGCGCGAGGGGGGGTAGTGAGGGAGCGCCGAATAATCGAGCGAGGAGACCAGGGGGGCCCATAGCGAGGTGTGGGGCAGcgggtgtggggcaggagccCCATAGGGCCGCCCTTCggcctgctcctgccccacagcgcgGCCTCAGGCTCGGCTGCCTTCAGCCGCGGCGGGAAACGGCGCTGCTGTTGCCCCATAGCTCActcagccccacatctcagccccacagcctcccctcagccccacaacTCAACCCCACAgcgccccctcagccccacatctcagccccacagccccacatcccagccccatagcgcccTGTCAGCCCCATATCtcatccccacagcccctcctcagccccacagcgccccacacTATGGGCAGGATGGAAATGGGGCCTCCCCATagctccctcagccccacagccccccccagccccacatcctcccctcagccccacatcccagccccatagcgccccctcagccccacatcccagccccatagagccccctcagccccacatctcagccccacagcctcccctcagccccacatctcagccccatagccccccctcagccccacatctcagccccacatctcagccccacatctcagccccacagccccacatctcagccccacatctcagccccacagccccccctcagccccacatctcagCCTCAcagtgccccctcagccccacatctcagCCTCAcagtgccccctcagccccacatctcagccccacatctcagccccccctcagccccacatctcagccccacagcccccccacagccccacatctcagccccacatctcagccccacatctcagccccacactggaggagaggaggaaggagagaatgCGATGGAAACGCCGTTTTGGAAGGGAGAAGGCGGCGGTGGATGAGGAACCCAAAGGCCTCGGGATGGGGGTCAAAAGATGGAGAGGAGGGGCTGTGGGTCGGGGTGGGGCGaggggggcagttgggggtcAAAAGATGGAGATGAGGGGCTGTGGGTcgggatgggacgaggggggcagttgggggtcAAAAGATGGAGATGAGGGGCTGTGGGTCGGGGTGGGACGaggggggcagttgggggtcaaagatggggatggaggagctgtGGGTCGGGGTGGGACCAGGGGGGAACTTCAGGGGTCaaagatggagatgatggaagaTCTCCTGGAAGATCCCAGGAGAAATGTCctcctgggagggtggagaGGTCCCCATGGCCCCGAGCAGCggttcctccatccctggaggggttgaaggccacatCGGATGGAGGTCGGAGCCCCCGATGGGTCAGGAGGTGTCCCCACAGTAGGAGTGGGGTTGGATGGGCgttgaggtccttccaactccacccattccaggattccatgAACTTCGGGTGGAGGAAAGGATGGGGGAAGCTTTGGTGGTTCAGATCCCTCCGTCGGTTTGCATCTGAAGGAGCTTGAGAAGAGGCGGGAGATGGACAATCCACCTGCTCCGAGGTGAGAAGAGAGCCAAGGAGCCCAAGGTTGATGTTCTCCAGGAGGAACCGGAGAAGCCCAGGAGCTGCGGTCTCCATGCGGTGACAACCCTGAGGGTCTCCTCTCAGCAGCTTTGGAGACCTTTGGGGTAGAAGAGCGATTCCCGAGTCCTCAAACACCCCCAAGAAACCACAGttggaaaaggggagggagaagcatCTGGTGGTGTCACCACTGAGTTCTTTGGAGCTCCACAGCCTGGAATGTGTCCAAAGGAGAGAAGGGGGATGGTGGGAAGAGCAGAGGAGCCACGAGGACCACTGctcagcccggagaagagaaggttgagGGGTGACATGGTGGATGTCCCCATGGACGATGAGCAGAGAGGGACTTCTTGAAGGTGTCAGATCCAAGGGAACGGCTTAAAGCTCCGTCAGGAGAAGGTCGGATGGGCCCCTGGGGAGGACTTTGGCATGGACAGGGTGGTCAAGCACCAGAAGGAGCTCCTCAAGGACGAGATCGTGGCCCCAAGTCCGTTGGCGGACAAGAACCGTTGGGAGAACCTTCTTAGCTATCGGGTTTCTCCATGAAGTTGCCTCCAGGTGGGAGTGACGTTGGTGACCCTCATGGGTCCCTCCACACCGGAAGGTCCTACGGATGTTCGAACTGTGCtcaaaagaaggagaagatgcAGCCAAGGACACGGTGGGGTCAAACCTCACTTCCAAGTCCTCATCCTGGAGTTCCAGACGAGCGGAAAGCACCTGGAGGaccatctcctcctcctgaaGACCCACGCGAGGCTGGATGAGCTCTGGAGGAGCAGGACTTGTCTTCTCCGGCTCTGCTGAGGGTGGAAGCTCCACCACCAAGAGAAGATTTGCTCCTCACGCGTGAGGAACCGTTTCGCCGTAAGGGGTCATCAAGAGGAAGAAGGTCTCCGGCAGAAGACCCTGGAGACCACGGGGGGACTTCAatccaggaggagaaaaggcaacGGTGGTGCTTCCCGATGGGTGACAACAACGCggagggaggagaagatgaggtggaggaggaggaggaggtggtgatTGCCCAACATCTCCCAACGCCTGCCAAGATCCCCACGTGTCCTCCGGGACGGCCGCCAGCGGGCTCGGAGCCAGGAGACGCCCAAGGAACGGCGCCAACGGTGCCACCGAGGacggggacgggggggggaTCTCCTCGGAGAAGCCACCAAACTCCAAGAGGACAACTCGGAGCCAGAAGTCATGGGGGGAAGAataaagagaggagaaaaaagaaggtcCTTCAACCTTCAAAGATGTCAAAAAGCGGAGCAGATGGTGGAACCACCAATGGGTCACAGCCCGGACTGGGATGGACACGAGGGGGGAGAACCCTCCAAAGCTCAGAGGTGGCCAACGGCCACCAGGGGTGAAGCCGTGGAGGAACATCAACAGCTGAGGCTCTAAGATCACAGCTGGAAAGAGGAGATGGGAAGatcctggaatgggttgggttgggagggacctcaacGCCCACCCAGATCCACCATgaatcctggaatgggttggaagggacctcaacgCCCATCCGGCCCCACCGCTGCCgtggggacacctcccgctggagCAGGGGCTCCAGGactcatccaacgtggccttcaacccctccagggatggagcagccgcTGCTCGGGGCGACGtggacctccccaccctcccaggaggACGTTTCTCCTCAAGATCTCCCCTCAATGTCcatctttcagctccaaactgTTCCTTTCATCCCCTCCGCGGCTCTCCCGGAGCCCCTCTCCTACTGGAAGATCCTCCAAGGTccccccagaaccttctctcctccaggctgaacaaccccaactctcagcccaTCTCCTCcgggaggttctccaacccTCAGATCACCTCCGTGGCCTCCAGAGCCGGACGTGAAGCTCCAGGTTCCAccaggaatcatggaatgggttggaagggacctcaaagcccatccagatccaccatgaatcctggaatgggttggaagggacctcaaagcccattcagttccaccccgaatcatggaatgggttggaagggacctcaaagcccatccagatccaccacgaatcctggaatgggttggaagggatctcaaagcccatcagttCCACCTCAAGCTGAAGCTCCACCGATGGAGGAGAACCAACGCAGACGCAAACCCCTTTGAGAAGGCCCTTTGCCGCTCTCCCTCGCAGCTCTCCAGACCTGAGGTCCCATCCCGCCTTCCGCCcaaccttctcctcccccccaCGACGGCGCTTTGGAAGTTTCCTGATGGAAACCTCATTCCTAAACGCGACGCCTTGAAAGGCCAAAGCCCCAAAGCTCAGCTTCCCGGTGGGATCCACCCCTCGAGAGGCCACACCACCTCCATCCACCACAGCTCCGAGTTGGTTGAGCCCCAACCGTACGTCCCCACCAAATTCCACCCATTAATCCCACCCCCGTCCTCCGAGAAGGTCCCGTTCTGGGAAGAGGAACACCTTGAGGGCCAACTCACCGTCTCTGTAGACCTGCAAGGACTCATCCACCCACGCCGTGGGGAACGGAGACAACGGAGAGCGCGGAACGCCGCCCTCGGCTCCGGAGACGACGCTTTTGGGCGTCACCAAGCCGTGAggttctctctctcttcccgGAGACGACGGTTCCATCGCCAGAGCCGCCTGCACCAACGGATGCTCGGAAGAGTTGGCCAAGAGCTCCTTGAGGATGTTGATGGGCGAGATGGTGAGTTCCCAGTTGGTGATTCCAAAGTCCCTCAGGTGGGCGCGGGCGTGGCTGGAGAGCCCGGCGCGCGTGTCGAAGCCGGCGCCGCAGAACTCGCAGCGCATGAGGCTGAAGGTGCTGGGGTCAAAGTTGGCCACTGcggaaagaagaagaagaagaccACCATCAGCGACGCTGAGAaactccccttctccctccaaaaaaaacccaaaccggAGCTTCTGAGGGAGGAACCGAACCCACCACGGTGGTGGTCACCACGGTTGCGGTTGAGCCCCATCGCCATACGTACCCAACTCgtggtgggaggagaaaaaccCACCGGTTGGAGCCCGAAAAGAGAAAGCGAAGCGGTTTGGGTACATActaccttttttcttcttcttttggaaGGAGAACTTTTGCTCAATAGCTTTGACTTCTTCTGCCGAGATGAAATGACGGACGTTGTAGCTCACCCCGACCCTGTTGAGGTGACCCCTCACGTGGTTGGCTAAACCGATGCCGTTGTGGAAGCGATCCGGGCAGTACGGACACTTCCTCTCTTCGTTCTTCAACATGGGCGAATCTGAGTCCAAGAAGTCATCCAAGTCCAGAGTTCCCTCCAGAGGAGCATCCAAGAGGAGAACGTCCAAGGGAAGAGGTTCTTCCAGCATGAAATCCCGAGGAGGGAACACggttttcttcttgaagagcTTCCGAGGGCGCTTCTTGGCCTTCGGGTGGAGGCTCATCTCCTCCAGCAGGACGAGGGGCACCATCATCCGCagctgctgccgctgctccTCCGTCGCTATGGACGAATCGGTGGCTTTCAAGGTGTCTCGGAAGGTCCTCTTGAGGTCCAGAGCCGCTTGAGGGACAGCGACGGCTTTGCCGCTTCGCTTCTCGCTCAGATCTATTTCGGTGCTGATGGAGATCTCCTCTTCCACATTCCCAACGTCGTTGGCCAACGCCCACTTGTGCCTCAGTTCCTCCAACCCCACCGGTTGGTTTCCGAGGCCGTCGCCTTCTCCTTCGAGGCGTTGTCCTCCcgttttcttcttcagctgctgaagagcCACGTGGGAAGAAGCTTTGCTGgaggaaaaacccaaagcctTGGGAGGAGCGACGTACGGAGCCGCTTTCCTACCGGGAAACCCTGAGCCGTGGTGGTCCTTCCTCCCGGCGCCGTTGCTCCTGGGGAGCCTGGGAGAGGTCGGACCAAAGCCGGCGATGGTTTCATAGTGGGAGACGCTTTCCcggtgaggaggagggaaaaaccGTTCGGCTTTGCCGAAATACTCCACCTCGGCGAAGCGCCCGGACCTGGCGGGGCTGTAGGCATCTCGGCTGGTTCCTGGTTGGTTGGGATCATCTTCGTACCCTTCCGCGTCCCAGTTGAGGTGGGAATGAGCGTATCTCATGTGCTCCTTGAGGATGTCGTTGTTGGGAGCCGGGAAGCCGCAGAGGACGCAGGTGAGGAGAGCTTTGGCGGTGCCGGGTGGGGGCTCGTTGGTTTGGAAGGGTTTGTAGATGCCGTGCGTGGTGGCATCGTCTCGTAGTTCTCCGCCGGTGCCGCTTCCAAAGAGATTGAGGTTCTTGGCCCCTTGGTCCTTCCTCTCCTTGACGTGCATCTTGGCGTGTTGGACGAAGATCTTGGAGGAGTTGGTGCCGAAGACGCATTTGGGGCACTGCAAACGAGCGTCTCGACCTTCGTCTGGAAACTCATTCAACTTCTGGATCTCCTCGATGATCTTCTCCCGGGATTCTTGGTGGAGCCTCTTGTGCTGCTCCAAAGCCGTGGGGTCTCCAAAGGCCCAACCGCATTCGTTGCAGCAGAACTGGCATTGACCTCCCAAAGCGTCTCCGTCTTGGTCCCCGCCGGCTCCTCGGTTGTGTTGGAGCATGTGATCCATCAGATGGTCCTTCTTCTTGAAGTAGATGCTGCACTCGATGCAGGTGTAGACGGAGGGGTCGTCGTCGGGGCCCACCTCCTccttgctctgctcctccaccaccaccccgcAGACGTAGGGCCTCACCTCCACGTCGTACGAGCTGCACGGAGCCGCCTCCAAGGCCATCAGCGGGATCCTCTCCACCGAGTCTTCTGCGTTCACCGTCCACGACTGTTTGCCCACGGCGAGGTCTCCGCTCAGCTGAAGACTCGGCTTTTGGATGGTCCACTCGGCCGCGGCGAGGGCGTCGATCTCGCCCAAGTCCGCCTCCACCATCAGCCCCTTCCTGAGGCTCGAGGAGCTCTCCAGGCCTTTGGCCTTGGGGAGGACAGGGTTTAAGGTCTTCCGGAACACGGTCGGAGTCAACGGAGGAGGCACTTCACGCCCGACGTGGCCTCGGAAGGGCGAAGCGGTTGCTACATCCGTTGGCTTCGTCACGTCCTTGTAAGGAGGACTTGGGCTCCTGGTGGGTCGAGGAACCCACTCGAACCTCTGGAGGCCCCTCTTGCTCTTCTCTAAGTGCTCTCGGTGGAGACCTTCGAGTTGCTTTGGTTCCTTTGGAAGATACGGCTCTTCTCCGGCCCCGAGCGATGTCCCGGCGCCCCCCTCGCCCCCATCCATCTCCTCGGCGTCGCTCTCCGGTTCCACCCGGATGGCGTTTCCACCGTGGGGCTCCACCAGGAACGTCGACTCCTTCACTCCTCGCGCGTCCTTGGAGTCCCTCAAGGTGGAGAACCTCTCTAAAGTGCTTTCGTCGCTGCCCGCGGAAGGGGTCCACTCGGCGGCGGTGGCCACGCTGCGAAGGTCTACGGAGCTTCTCACCTCCGCCCGGTACAAACCCTTCTGGAAGTCCAAACGTTCGTCGTTCGTGGAGCTGCAAAGGAGTTGGGGAAGAGTTTAAGGAGGTGACACAAAGGAGTCCACGGACAAAAGGGTTCTCCAAGACCCAAAGCGAGTCGGCGCCGTTCTTACGGCACAACGATGGGTTGAGGATTTCATGGTGACTTCCATACGGTCCCCAAGATTTGGGACGTAAAGGAGTCCATCCCTTCCCACAAGCGTTCCCACAGCTTCTCCTGCGCTTACTCCAAGCGCCGCCCACCCATCTCCACATCCTCTCCCTCCAGCGGTTCCTCTGCGTTCACTCCAGGTGatggtccccatccccacgtctcccacctccacctcagcttctcctcccctcttccctctgaACTCCTTGAGATGTTCACAGGTGATGGTATCCATCCCCACGTCTCCCACCTCcacctcagcttctcctcccctcttccctctgaGCTCCTTGAGATGTTCACAGGTGatggtccccatccccatgtctcccacctcctcctctcgCCCCTCTCACTCTcatcttctcctcccctcttccctctgaACTCCTTGAGATGTTCACAGGTGatggtccccatccccacgtctCCCACCTCCACCCTCAGCGACTTTGGGTCACCCTCGGTGGCTTTGGGTCACCCTCAGCGGCTTTGGGTCACCCTCGGTGGCTTTGGGACACCTTCAGCGGCTTTGGGAGACCTTCAGCACCGTTGGGACACCATAGAAGCTTTGGGACACCCTCCATGGCTTTGGGAGACCTTCAGCCCCGTTGGGACACCCTTCGAAGGTTTGGGACAACCCTACGTGG comes from Cuculus canorus isolate bCucCan1 chromosome 30, bCucCan1.pri, whole genome shotgun sequence and encodes:
- the WIZ gene encoding protein Wiz isoform X5; its protein translation is MDGGEGGAGTSLGAGEEPYLPKEPKQLEGLHREHLEKSKRGLQRFEWVPRPTRSPSPPYKDVTKPTDVATASPFRGHVGREVPPPLTPTVFRKTLNPVLPKAKGLESSSSLRKGLMVEADLGEIDALAAAEWTIQKPSLQLSGDLAVGKQSWTVNAEDSVERIPLMALEAAPCSSYDVEVRPYVCGVVVEEQSKEEVGPDDDPSVYTCIECSIYFKKKDHLMDHMLQHNRGAGGDQDGDALGGQCQFCCNECGWAFGDPTALEQHKRLHQESREKIIEEIQKLNEFPDEGRDARLQCPKCVFGTNSSKIFVQHAKMHVKERKDQGAKNLNLFGSGTGGELRDDATTHGIYKPFQTNEPPPGTAKALLTCVLCGFPAPNNDILKEHMRYAHSHLNWDAEGYEDDPNQPGTSRDAYSPARSGRFAEVEYFGKAERFFPPPHRESVSHYETIAGFGPTSPRLPRSNGAGRKDHHGSGFPGRKAAPYVAPPKALGFSSSKASSHVALQQLKKKTGGQRLEGEGDGLGNQPVGLEELRHKWALANDVGNVEEEISISTEIDLSEKRSGKAVAVPQAALDLKRTFRDTLKATDSSIATEEQRQQLRMMVPLVLLEEMSLHPKAKKRPRKLFKKKTVFPPRDFMLEEPLPLDVLLLDAPLEGTLDLDDFLDSDSPMLKNEERKCPYCPDRFHNGIGLANHVRGHLNRVGVSYNVRHFISAEEVKAIEQKFSFQKKKKKGSMYPNRFAFSFRAPTGGFFSSHHELVANFDPSTFSLMRCEFCGAGFDTRAGLSSHARAHLRDFGITNWELTISPINILKELLANSSEHPLVQAALAMEPSSPGREREPHGLVTPKSVVSGAEGGVPRSPLSPFPTAWVDESLQVYRDVLAPEEDDLVAMEVGSPPLPKKSAPPPAQLEPPPARMGTKLSPEPPGSKPEPQDAKAQNLTTCEVCGACFETRKGLSSHARSHLRQLGVAESESSGAPIDLLYELMKQKVKPDGSSLTPVLGKKSGSPKDATASPRPTLLALGKAADRLSDGPINKAIKSPPGFSKSLSQPGSPILKKVPPTLSGSPSPKNPEEKSSKLSLSPLPSSPKAPWPPVDDEGPLNLTSGSEPVRDIRCEFCGEFFENRKGLSSHARSHLRQMGVTEWYVNGSPIDTLREILKRRTQPRSGTSNPTGPGKAMAKSLLGSMGSLEPRGPGELHIPTLSKKVQQPGSPLGHSPTSSPPPTARKMFPGLSPPSLQKKLKQDHLRLEIKREMMAGGLHGEPHPSDCTWPPREEMSPLNLSSRADPVRDIRCEFCGEFFENRKGLSSHARSHLRQMGVTEWSVNGSPIDTLREILKKKTKPCVIKKEPHLSSIEPPKSIGEEGTDPKSPGKILQGMALTPLGGRPGKPSAGTSALSREISLSPLTTKAQGGFLAPLATKRPLPEDRLGPHGEIKHKSYIQTELAFKSKTVHEKPAHTSSEACCELCGLYFENRKALASHARAHLRQFGVTEWCVNGSPIETLSEWIRHRPQKAGAYRSYIQGGRPFTKKFRNSGHAGGARRMPLSLQAGSVAFLSKGLPGELAHGDAGKLLDGGSGGERPMITSPLSLVKMEEHQRSNINKFERRQARPLDPPLHREEEGAEFQQKLEAARQPPPRVRPVPSLVPRPPRTSLVKFVGNIYTLKCRFCEVEFQGPLSIQEEWVWHLQRHILEMNFSKADPLRSDAAPAAPEPPALAEAQ